The nucleotide window ATATTGTTAACTTCAACCATGCTATCACAATCATCTAAGAATTCATCATCAAATGTCACTGCAAACTCTCAGAAAGTATTGTGGTTTGGTCATTGAATTCTTCCTCAATTAGATCATCTAGCATATCGACAGTATAGCATTCTTCTTTATCCTTGCATTGAATAGATTCGAAAACACTAAAGGTAATATGCTAATCATTAAGTCGCATGGACAGTTCACCTATGTAACATCAATAAGAGTTTGTCCTGTGGATAAAAATAGTCGTCTCAAGATTATGGGAACCTCCTTGTCTACCTTACAATCAAGTATGATAAAATCAGCCAGAAAAATGAATTTATCCACACGAACTAAGAtgtctttgattttccctttagGTTGAGCCAAGGATCGATCTGCTAATTGCACTGTCACTGTAGTAGGTTTTATGTGACTAATTCCCAACTTTTTGAAAGTAGATAGTGGCATTAGGTTGATGCTAGCTCCCAAGTCACATAAATCCCTGCCCAAATAATGGTTGCCAATTGAACATGGGATAGTAAAGCTCCTAGGATCTTTCATTTTGAGGGACAACTTATTTGTCAAAATAACACTATAGCCTTCTGTGTGTGCAATAGTTTCAATATCACTAAGCTTCTTCTTCTTGGACAAGAGTTCCTTCATAAATTTCCCATAATTTAGAATTTGCACAAGAGCATGTACTAAAGGAATATTGAACTTAAGTTGCTTCAATATGTTTAGGAACTATTGGTACTGCTTATCCTGCTCATTCTCCCTGAATCTTTATGGAAAAGGTAAAGGTTGAGATACTTCTTATTGTGCCAACACCTTTCATTGTGTCGACAGTTTTGAGGGTCATACATTAGGCATATGAGTGAAAATTTGTGGAACTTCTTTATCTGGTACATTGACAAGCTCTTCAGATTCAACCTCCTCACCAGGGATCACTTTACTAGCATCTTGAGGTGCTACAGTAGAGTCTATA belongs to Gossypium arboreum isolate Shixiya-1 chromosome 7, ASM2569848v2, whole genome shotgun sequence and includes:
- the LOC108479010 gene encoding uncharacterized protein LOC108479010, whose translation is MWEHITHTEAFVEGNSSSIRELEAQLRQLASNLNTRPPGTLPSDTKNPNLRGKYHCKAITLRSGKQTGEPTIDSTVAPQDASKVIPGEEVESEELVNVPDKEVPQIFTHMPNELLSKKKKLSDIETIAHTEGYSVILTNKLSLKMKDPRSFTIPCSIGNHYLGRDLCDLGASINLMPLSTFKKLGISHIKPTTVTVQLADRSLAQPKGKIKDILVRVDKFIFLADFIILDCKVDKEVPIILRRLFLSTGQTLIDVT